Proteins found in one Falsirhodobacter algicola genomic segment:
- the radC gene encoding RadC family protein, which produces MKSFHEAPRLFDEDEALATPLSGRLPSYIADHRKRLRARFAEGGAAAMPDYELLELLLFRSIPRQDVKPLARLLLDTFGDLNRAVTAPRARLLAVKGVGEAVVQDLKILEAVAQRMMRARVMNRPVLSSWDALLDYCHTAMAHRETEQFRVLYLDRKNVLIADEQQGEGTVDHVPVYPREVMKRALELNASAIILVHNHPSGDPTPSQSDISMTVQVQDAGQVLGVTLHDHLIIGKERELSFRSAGYL; this is translated from the coding sequence GAGGCCCTTGCAACGCCCCTCTCCGGGCGGCTGCCCTCCTATATCGCCGATCACCGCAAGCGCCTGCGCGCTCGTTTCGCCGAAGGCGGGGCGGCGGCGATGCCGGATTACGAACTGCTGGAACTGCTGCTCTTCCGCTCCATCCCGCGGCAGGATGTCAAACCGCTGGCGCGGCTGCTGCTGGACACGTTCGGCGATCTGAACCGTGCCGTCACCGCCCCCCGTGCGCGCCTTCTGGCCGTGAAGGGGGTGGGGGAGGCCGTGGTGCAGGATCTGAAGATCCTCGAAGCGGTGGCGCAGCGGATGATGCGCGCGCGGGTGATGAACCGCCCGGTGCTGTCCTCGTGGGATGCGCTTTTGGATTACTGCCACACCGCCATGGCCCACCGGGAGACGGAGCAGTTCCGTGTCCTCTATCTCGACCGCAAGAACGTCCTGATCGCCGACGAGCAGCAGGGAGAGGGGACGGTGGACCACGTTCCCGTCTATCCGCGCGAGGTGATGAAGCGGGCGCTGGAGTTGAACGCCTCGGCGATCATCCTCGTGCACAATCATCCTTCGGGCGATCCGACGCCCTCGCAATCCGACATCTCCATGACCGTGCAGGTGCAGGATGCGGGGCAGGTGCTGGGCGTGACGCTGCACGATCACCTGATCATCGGGAAGGAGCGGGAGTTGTCCTTCCGAAGCGCCGGCTACCTCTGA